One window from the genome of Leishmania mexicana MHOM/GT/2001/U1103 complete genome, chromosome 18 encodes:
- a CDS encoding putative bifunctional aminoacyl-tRNA synthetase: MSIEDCRGFDEVKGFLHELGLDIPIVHHDEKATVEEVLDILQKMGIDAAGTKTLFLKSKKGELVMATALKSTPTDLKFIQKVTNTKDLRFASNEVLQECLAVVQGCVTPFPLINNKDNRPITLLMDRSLEGSAQPLAFCLCRNDYTAVITFEELKKYLEKLGYAYKLVDFGAASADAAVTGAAAAAAAPKPKKAPGDAAATKCAAAAAPASAQSGETKLGIAAKREENFSAWYIDVITKAEMIEYYDVSGCYIIRPWAYYVWKCVQRFLGGKIERLGVEDCYFPMFVSRSCLEREKDHIEGFAPEVAWVTRAGDTELEQPVAVRPTSETVMYPYYAKWIRSHRDLPVRLNMWNNVIRWEFSHPTPFIRTREFLWQEGHCAWAKAEECAKEVLDILECYASVYEQLLAVPVVRGRKTEKEKFAGGHYTTTVETFIEAVGRGCQGATSHNLGQNFGKMFDIRFQDPENNEQTLIPWQNSWGLSTRVIGVMIMVHGDNRGMVMPPRVASTQVIIIPVGITKDTTEEARQGLLASCRRLESELCEGGVRAKCDLRDNYSPGWRFNHWEVKGVPLRVELGPRELAERSLAVAVRHSGARHSVLWDAQTPAAVAALLEDVQAQMYARAKETMETHRVRVTEWAEFVPTLNRKCLILAPWCGAMECEDRVKKDSAEESKAAQAQETREDARAPSMGAKTLCIPFEQPEPAEGHECICKGCTKPATTWVLFGRSY, translated from the coding sequence ATGTCCATCGAGGACTGCCGCGGGTTCGATGAGGTGAAGGGATTTCTCCACGAGCTGGGACTCGACATCCCAATAGTGCACCATGACGAGAAGGCCAccgtcgaggaggtgctcgACATCCTGCAAAAAATGGGCATCGACGCTGCAGGCACCAAGACGCTCTTCCTCAAGAGTAAGAAGGGCGAACtggtgatggcgacggcgttaAAGTCCACGCCGACGGACCTCAAGTTCATTCAGAAGGTCACCAACACCAAGGACCTCCGGTTTGCTTCCaacgaggtgctgcaggagtgCCTCGCCGTTGTGCAGGGCTGCGTCACACCGTTTCCACTCATCAACAACAAGGATAACCGGCCCATTACGCTCCTCATGGACCGCTCGCTGGAGGgcagcgcgcagccgctcgcCTTCTGCCTCTGCCGTAACGATTATACCGCCGTCATAACATTCGAGGAGCTCAAGAAGTACCTGGAGAAGCTCGGGTATGCGTACAAGCTGGTGGACTTCGGCGCGGCTTCGGCGGACGCTGCGGTGacgggcgccgctgctgctgctgctgctccgaagccgaagaaggcgcccggggacgccgctgcgacgaagtgtgctgctgctgctgcgcctgcgtctGCCCAGTCCGGCGAGACGAAGCTCGGCATCGCGGCGAAGCGCGAGGAGAACTTCTCTGCGTGGTACATCGATGTAATCACGAAGGCGGAGATGATCGAGTACTACGACGTGTCCGGGTGCTACATTATCCGCCCGTGGGCGTACTACGTGTGGAAGTGCGTGCAGCGCTTCCTTGGCGGGAAGATCGAGAGGCTTGGCGTGGAGGACTGCTACTTCCCGATGTTcgtgtcgcgcagctgcctgGAGCGGGAGAAGGACCACATCGAGGGCTTTGCGCCGGAGGTTGCGTGGGTGACGCGCGCCGGCGAcacggagctggagcagccgGTTGCGGTGCGGCCGACGAGCGAGACGGTGATGTACCCGTACTACGCGAAATGGATCCGGTCGCACCGCGACCTGCCCGTGCGGCTGAACATGTGGAACAACGTGATCCGGTGGGAGTTCTCGCACCCGACGCCGTTCATTCGGACTCGCGAGTTCCTGTGGCAGGAGGGGCACTGCGCGTgggcgaaggcggaggagtgcgcgaaggaggtgctggacaTCCTGGAGTGCTATGCGTCTGTGtacgagcagctgctggcggtgccggtAGTGCGCGGGCgcaagacggagaaggagaagttCGCTGGCGGGCACTACACGACGACGGTGGAGACGTTTATCGAGGCTGTTGGGCGCGGGTGCCAGGGCGCGACGAGCCACAACCTTGGGCAGAACTTCGGCAAGATGTTCGACATCCGCTTCCAGGACCCGGAGAACAACGAGCAGACGCTGATCCCGTGGCAGAACAGCTGGGGGCTGTCGACGCGCGTGATCGGCGTGATGATCATGGTGCACGGCGACAACCGCGGGATggtgatgccgccgcgcgtTGCGTCGACGCAGGTGATCATCATCCCTGTGGGGATCACGAAGGAcacgacggaggaggcgcggcaggGGCTGCTTGCAAGCTGCCGGCGGCTGGAGAGCGAGCTgtgcgagggcggcgtgcgcgcgaagTGCGACCTGCGCGACAACTACAGCCCCGGGTGGCGGTTCAACCACTGGGAGGTGAagggcgtgccgctgcgcgtggaGCTTGGGCCGAGGGAGCTTGCGGAGCGGTCGCTTGCGGTTGCTgtgcggcacagcggcgcgagGCACTCGGTTCTGTGGGACGCGCagacgccggcggcggtggccgcgctgctggaggacgtGCAGGCGCAGATGTACGCGCGCGCGAAGGAGACGATGGAGACGCatcgcgtgcgtgtgacggAGTGGGCGGAGTTTGTGCCGACGCTGAACCGGAAGTGCTTGATCCTTGCGCCGTGGTGCGGCGCGATGGAGTGCGAGGACCGGGTAAAGAAGGACAGCGCGGAGGAGTCGAaggctgcgcaggcgcaggagacACGCGAggacgcgcgtgcgccgagCATGGGTGCGAAGACGCTGTGCATCCCGTTTGAGCAGCCGGAGCCCGCAGAGGGTCACGAGTGCATCTGCAAGGGCTGCACGAAGCCGGCGACGACGTGGGTGCTGTTTGGCCGCAGCTACTGA
- a CDS encoding putative prolyl-tRNA synthetase, putative,bifunctional aminoacyl-tRNA synthetase, whose translation MSAKDCRGESELLAALKELNIELPTISHGEMHTVEEANRELARFGTPCVGTKNMFLKSKKGELVLLTAVHTTKTDMHAIEKAAGTKNLRFAPAEILSENLAVVQGSVTPFALINNIEKRNVTVLLDQNLKDSPIPFVLHPCRNDKSSLVVFEQLERFLEKLGYAYKLVDFGAASADAAVTGAAAAAAPKPKKAPGDAAATKCAAAAAPASAQSGETKLGIAAKREENFSAWYIDVITKAEMIEYYDVSGCYIIRPWAYYVWKCVQRFLGGKIERLGVEDCYFPMFVSRSCLEREKDHIEGFAPEVAWVTRAGDTELEQPVAVRPTSETVMYPYYAKWIRSHRDLPVRLNMWNNVIRWEFSHPTPFIRTREFLWQEGHCAWAKAEECAKEVLDILECYASVYEQLLAVPVVRGRKTEKEKFAGGHYTTTVETFIEAVGRGCQGATSHNLGQNFGKMFDIRFQDPENNEQTLIPWQNSWGLSTRVIGVMIMVHGDNRGMVMPPRVASTQVIIIPVGITKDTTEEARQGLLCSCLRAKCDLRDNYSPGWRFNHWEVKGVPLRVELGPRELAERSLAVAVRHSGARHSVLWDAQTPAAVAALLEDVQAQMYARAKETMETHRVRVTEWAEFVPTLNRKCLILAPWCGAMECEDRVKKDSAEESKAAQAQETREDARAPSMGAKTLCIPFEQPEPAEGHECICKGCTKPATTWVLFGRSY comes from the exons ATGTCCGCGAAGGACTGCAGGGGAGAGTCGGAGCTGCTCGCGGCGTTGAAGGAGCTCAACATTGAGCTGCCCACTATCTCGCATGGGGAGATGCACACGGTAGAAGAGGCGAATAGGGAGCTGGCCCGCTTTGGCACTCCTTGTGTAGGCACCAAGAACATGTTCCTCAAGAGCAAGAAGGGCGAACTGGTACTGCTCACAGCGGTGCACACGACCAAGACGGACATGCATGCAATCGAGAAGGCGGCTGGAACCAAGAATCTCCGGTTTGCCCCGGCGGAGATCCTCAGCGAAAATCTCGCCGTCGTGCAGGGCAGCGTCACACCGTTTGCCCTCATCAACAATATCGAGAAGCGCAACGTCACGGTGCTGTTGGATCAGAACTTGAAGGACAGCCCCATCCCCTTCGTGCTACACCCCTGCCGCAATGATAAGAGCTCACTCGTTGTCTTtgagcagctggagcggtTCCTGGAGAAGCTCGGGTATGCGTACAAGCTGGTGGACTTCGGCGCGGCTTCGGCGGACGCTGCGGTGacgggcgccgctgctgctgctgctccgaagccgaagaaggcgcccggggacgccgctgcgacgaagtgtgctgctgctgctgcgcctgcgtctGCCCAGTCCGGCGAGACGAAGCTCGGCATCGCGGCGAAGCGCGAGGAGAACTTCTCTGCGTGGTACATCGATGTAATCACGAAGGCGGAGATGATCGAGTACTACGACGTGTCCGGGTGCTACATTATCCGCCCGTGGGCGTACTACGTGTGGAAGTGCGTGCAGCGCTTCCTTGGCGGGAAGATCGAGAGGCTTGGCGTGGAGGACTGCTACTTCCCGATGTTcgtgtcgcgcagctgcctgGAGCGGGAGAAGGACCACATCGAGGGCTTTGCGCCGGAGGTTGCGTGGGTGACGCGCGCCGGCGAcacggagctggagcagccgGTTGCGGTGCGGCCGACGAGCGAGACGGTGATGTACCCGTACTACGCGAAATGGATCCGGTCGCACCGCGACCTGCCCGTGCGGCTGAACATGTGGAACAACGTGATCCGGTGGGAGTTCTCGCACCCGACGCCGTTCATTCGGACTCGCGAGTTCCTGTGGCAGGAGGGGCACTGCGCGTgggcgaaggcggaggagtgcgcgaaggaggtgctggacaTCCTGGAGTGCTATGCGTCTGTGtacgagcagctgctggcggtgccggtAGTGCGCGGGCgcaagacggagaaggagaagttCGCTGGCGGGCACTACACGACGACGGTGGAGACGTTTATCGAGGCTGTTGGGCGCGGGTGCCAGGGCGCGACGAGCCACAACCTTGGGCAGAACTTCGGCAAGATGTTCGACATCCGCTTCCAGGACCCGGAGAACAACGAGCAGACGCTGATCCCGTGGCAGAACAGCTGGGGGCTGTCGACGCGCGTGATCGGCGTGATGATCATGGTGCACGGCGACAACCGCGGGATggtgatgccgccgcgcgtTGCGTCGACGCAGGTGATCATCATCCCTGTGGGGATCACGAAGGAcacgacggaggaggcgcggcaggGGCTGCTTTGCAGCTGCC TGCGCGCGAAGTGCGACCTGCGCGACAACTACAGCCCCGGGTGGCGGTTCAACCACTGGGAGGTGAagggcgtgccgctgcgcgtggaGCTTGGGCCGAGGGAGCTTGCGGAGCGGTCGCTTGCGGTTGCTgtgcggcacagcggcgcgagGCACTCGGTTCTGTGGGACGCGCagacgccggcggcggtggccgcgctgctggaggacgtGCAGGCGCAGATGTACGCGCGCGCGAAGGAGACGATGGAGACGCatcgcgtgcgtgtgacggAGTGGGCGGAGTTTGTGCCGACGCTGAACCGGAAGTGCTTGATCCTTGCGCCGTGGTGCGGCGCGATGGAGTGCGAGGACCGGGTAAAGAAGGACAGCGCGGAGGAGTCGAaggctgcgcaggcgcaggagacACGCGAggacgcgcgtgcgccgagCATGGGTGCGAAGACGCTGTGC